The proteins below come from a single Clupea harengus chromosome 21, Ch_v2.0.2, whole genome shotgun sequence genomic window:
- the podxl gene encoding podocalyxin: MRVAWVILTLGLLWTAQGEGEDSGNKNVTQANNDTAQASGTASNTTTSSPTSTQNNNASDTTAKPTSAASSAITTMKPTDGKAMIQTSVAPSQALTTAGQTTILSASTTVALDTTKPLTTVTPSVKSPTDAPTITTAVNKQETTHAGGGILLSTTQERPGTQTPHNPNTTTNINTNINTSTNINTNTTTNINTNTSTNSPSTGTSISTTSPSTSISTTTKNETGDSVVPVPGHVSSTPESTTPAQPTTTVTIGTTAPTTTTVPPTTTKTLPPSTAAPVTFNLVINKDDPSDNPTLYKLCAKYLEMVIRGNCSISGKTLHDGSTDFNTVIIHGQVNISVVKSHYEELVKKPDEIKDASEQSDYTTLIAILASCGAVALIIICLAIYTYRHGKNYRKNQQHLTEELQTVENGYHDNPTLEVMEVQPETAMEKRPNGEFNDSWIVPMDNLLKDGLADEEDTHL, translated from the exons GCTTGCTGTGGACAGCTCAGGGTGAGGGGGAGGACTCTGGGAACAAGAACGTCACACAAGCAAACAACGACACAGCTCAGGCCTCAGGAACGGCAAGCAACACTACCACCAGCAGCCCCACTTCCACCCAAAACAACAACGCCTCTGATACTACAGCGAAGCCAACTTCAGCTGCCTCCAGCGCAATAACCACCATGAAACCCACGGATGGAAAGGCCATGATCCAAACCAGTGTTGCTCCCAGCCAAGCTCTTACGACAGCAGGACAAACTACCATCTTGTCTGCGTCAACAACTGTTGCCCTGGACACTACAAAACCGTTAACCACCGTCACCCCATCAGTGAAGTCCCCCACTGATGCCCCGACCATAACCACCGCAGTCAACAAACAAGAAACCACACACGCAG GGGGTGGGATACTTCTCTCAACCACACAGGAGAGACCAGGCACTCAGACTCCACACAatcccaacaccaccaccaacatcaacaccaacatcaacaccagcaccaacatcaacaccaacaccaccaccaacatcaacaccaacaccagcaccaataGCCCCAGCACCGGCACCAGCATCAGTACCACCAGCCCCAGCACCAGCATCAGTACCACCACCAAGAATGAGACGGGTGACTCCGTGGTGCCCGTGCCAGGCCATGTCTCATCTACCCCTGAATCCACAACTCCCGCTCAACCCACAACTACCGTCACTATTGGAACCACTGCACCGACTACCACGACTGTGCCTCCAACTACTACCAAAACTCTGCCTCCATCCACTGCTGCACCCGTCACGTTCAAT TTAGTCATCAATAAGGATGATCCCTCG GACAACCCCACTCTGTACAAACTTTGCGCCAAGTACCTGGAAATGGTAATACGTGGCAACTGTTCCATCTCTGGCAAAACGTTGCACGATGGCAGCACCGATTTCAACACAGTCATCATCCATGGACAAG ttaacatcagtgttgtgaagagccACTATGAAGAACTTGTGAAG AAGCCTGATGAGATCAAAGACGCTTCTGAACAGAGTGATTACACCACCCTGATCGCCATCCTGGCATCCTGTGGGGCAGTAGCACTCATCATTATATGCCTTGCCATCTACACCTACCGCCATGGCAAGAACTATCGCAAGAatcag CAACACCTGACGGAGGAGCTGCAGACGGTGGAGAATGGTTACCACGACAACCCCACACTGGAGGTGATGGAGGTGCAGCCAGAGACGGCCATGGAGAAGAGGCCCAACGGCGAGTTCAACGACAGCTGGATCGTCCCCATGGACAACCTGCTGAAGGACGGGCTGGCTGACGAGGAGGACACGCACCtgtag